A genomic segment from Nicotiana sylvestris chromosome 1, ASM39365v2, whole genome shotgun sequence encodes:
- the LOC138876098 gene encoding uncharacterized protein, whose product MSETEVSDAVIIGVVSVCSRDASVLFNPGFVYSYVSTYFDTYLVAPRDSLSARVYVSTLVGDSIVVDHVYRSCVVIIGGLETPVDLLLLGMADFDVILGMDWLSTAEVHSMDSVLVFREFLEVYPVDLLGMPPDRDIDFCIDVAPCTQHISILPYRMALPELKELKEQLQDLLDEPLLDLVSLYGVRLCCLLRRRMGR is encoded by the exons ATGTCTGAGACTGAGGTATCTGATGCCGTTATTATAGGTgtggtttcagtttgcagtagagatgcttcagttctatttaatCCAGGGTTtgtatactcctatgtgtcaacTTATTTTGATACGTATTTGGTTgcgcctcgtgattctttgagtgctcgcGTATATGTATccacactggtgggtgattcaaTTGTCGTAGATCATGTCTATCGCtcatgtgtggttattattgggggtcttgagacccctGTAGATCTTTTACTTCTTGGAATGgccgattttgatgtcattttggggatggattggctgtcaac TGCAGAGGTTCATTCCATGGATTCTGTACTAGTGTTTCGTGAGTTTCTGGAGGTATATCCTGtagacctgctgggtatgccaccagacagagatattgacttttgcattgatgtGGCTCCGTGCACTCAGCACATTTCCATTttgccataccgtatggccctgccagagttgaaagaattgaaggaacagttgcaagacttgcttgatgaGCCTTTATTAGATCTAGTGTCTCTCTATGGGGTGCgcctgtgttgtttgttaagaagaaggatgggtcgatga